A single region of the Sciurus carolinensis chromosome 14, mSciCar1.2, whole genome shotgun sequence genome encodes:
- the Tmem252 gene encoding transmembrane protein 252, translating into MQNRAGLILCTLALLTGFLMICLGAFFISSDSIFHCQRNLIMAYSLLPLGFVILLSGIFWSTYRQASENKEVFSHALRRYLAHGDLPLATVDRPDFYPPAYEESLNAQKHPCPAEGEALDIPPPLYTETGFELQGENDAHPESPPSYQASVATSEDAERPSPARTAGHTLVGISC; encoded by the exons ATGCAGAACAGAGCTGGCCTAATTCTCTGCACTCTTGCCCTCCTGACAGGCTTCCTGATGATCTGCCTGGGGGCCTTCTTCATTTCCTCCGACTCTATATTCCATTGTCAAAGAAACCTGATCATGGCGTATTCACTTCTGCCTCTGGGCTTTGTGATCCTTCTGAGTGGAATTTTCTGGAGCACCTACCGCCAGGCCAGTGAAAACAAAGAGGTGTTCAGCCATGCACTCAGACGATACCTTGCTCACGGGGACCTGCCCCTGGCCACAGTGGACAG GCCAGACTTTTACCCTCCAGCTTACGAAGAGAGCCTCAATGCCCAGAAACATCCCTGTCCTGCAGAGGGAGAGGCCTTGGACATTCCTCCACCTCTGTACACAGAGACGGGCTTTGAACTCCAGGGTGAAAATGATGCCCACCCAGAGTCCCCACCATCCTACCAAGCGTCTGTAGCAACATCAGAGGATGCTGAGAGGCCCAGCCCAGCGCGGACGGCAGGACACACCCTCGTGGGAATCAGCTGCTAA